From a single Vicia villosa cultivar HV-30 ecotype Madison, WI unplaced genomic scaffold, Vvil1.0 ctg.003534F_1_1, whole genome shotgun sequence genomic region:
- the LOC131641145 gene encoding SUPPRESSOR OF GAMMA RESPONSE 1-like, with translation MARSWLIDIGGFAKKVKRTTLSSADQIKDCGAYRECPNCYWRIDNSDVSSEWPGFPLGIKFDPSDVELLDHLAAKCGVGNATPHMFIEEFIPTLEGDQGICYTHPENLPGAKKDGSSVHFFHRTMNAYSTGQRKRRKIQHHGSTEDHVRWHKTGKTKAVIEDGVHKGYKKIMVLYIRSEKESKSYKSDWKMHQYHLGTGEDEKNGEYVVSKIFYKHNEKNEEKPMAEESENIPSRTSPKTPKPNPPNLLRAGKSVGNDDNIDETALLSSAEDAKSIPVESHAPQSETRDQDNADNSAWLVDELQTMKNYEYDGLDDILLCKEILDSSALFNDSGLNSITPNDLAYYENKMTGNCNVASETSTSVLDTLDLGTPPDYDLSNLTFCSQDSILDWLDWL, from the exons ATGGCTAG GAGCTGGCTTATTGACATAGGAGGATTTGCAAAGAAAGTGAAAAGAACTACACTGTCTTCAGCTGATCAGATAAAGGATTGTGGCGCATATCGTGAATGTCCAAACTGTTATTGGCGTATAGACAATAGTGAT GTTTCTAGTGAGTGGCCTGGCTTTCCGCTTGGTATAAAGTTTGATCCTTCTGATGTGGAACTGTTAGACCATTTAGCGGCTAAATGTGGTGTTGGGAACGCAACTCCTCACATGTTTATCGAAGAGTTCATACCAACATTGGAAGGAGACCAAGGCATTTGCTATACACATCCTGAAAATCTTCCAG GTGCTAAGAAAGATGGGAGTAGTGTTCATTTCTTTCACAGAACAATGAATGCATATAGTACTGGTCAACGAAAGCGTCGAAAGATTCAACATCATGGTTCGACAGAAGATCATGTACGCTGGCACAAGACTGGTAAGACCAAAGCTGTAATAGAAGATGGAGTACATAAGGGCTATAAGAAGATCATGGTTCTGTATATAAGATCTGAGAAAGAGTCAAAATCCTACAAATCTGACTGGAAAATGCATCAGTACCATCTGGGGACTGGTGAAGATGAGAAGAATGGAGAATATGtggtttcaaaaatattttataaacatAATGAGAAAAATGAGGAGAAACCAATGGCTGAAGAATCTGAGAATATACCATCACGAACAAGTCCAAAGACTCCAAAACCAAATCCTCCAAACCTACTGCGTGCAGGAAAAAGTGTTGGCAATGATGATAACATCGATGAAACTGCACTGTTGTCGTCTGCCGAG GATGCCAAGTCTATCCCTGTAGAATCACATGCCCCACAATCTGAAACTCGGGATCAGGACAATGCAGACAACTCTGCATGGTTGGTTGATGAATTACAGACCATGAAAAATTACGAATACGACGGCTTGGATGACATATTATTGTGCAAGGAGATTTTAGATTCATCAGCTCTATTTAATGATTCTGGATTGAACTCAATCACTCCCAATGACCTCGCTTACTATGAAAACAAAATGACAGGAAATTGTAATGTAGCTAGTGAAACTTCAACTTCTGTTCTGGATACACTGGATTTGGGTACTCCTCCAGATTATGATCTTTCG AATTTGACATTTTGTTCTCAAGACAGTATCCTTGATTGGCTGGACTGGTTGTGA
- the LOC131641148 gene encoding GDSL esterase/lipase At1g71250-like, translating to MVLVILVLLCFNGMVHVNSQKVPAMFVFGDSIVEVGNNNFLNTLAKANYYPYGIDYNRVATGRFSNGRSLIDFIANMLGVPSPPPFLDPSTTGSKILNGVNYASASGGILDESGRHYGDRHSMGRQIQNFQSTLNQYKTMMNPTDLNQFLAKSMVIVVTGNNDYINNYLLPGLYASSSNYTAPQFANLLVNNLAQQMLALHSLGLRKIFIAGVGPLGCIPNQRASRLAPSGRCVDSVNQIVGLYNTGLRSTVEKLNRDHPGAIFAYGNTYGVLGDILNNPAAYSFNVVDRACCGFGRNRGQISCLPLQLPCLSRQQYLFWDAFHPTESAVYVFAWRAVNGPQNDVYPMNIKQMAIA from the exons ATGGTTCTTGTAATTCTAGTTTTGCTATGTTTCAATGGGATGGTTCATGTGAACTCCCAAAAGGTCCCAGCTATGTTTGTTTTTGGAGATTCAATTGTTGAAGTTGGTAACAATAATTTTCTTAACACCTTAGCAAAAGCTAATTACTATCCATATGGTATTGATTACAACAGGGTTGCTACAGGCAGATTTTCTAATGGAAGATCCCTCATTGATTTCATTG CAAATATGTTGGGTGTTCCTTCTCCTCCACCTTTTTTAGACCCTTCAACTACCGGATCCAAAATACTTAATGGAGTCAATTATGCTTCAGCTTCTGGTGGCATTCTTGATGAATCAGGAAGACACTAT GGTGATAGGCATAGCATGGGAAGACAAATCCAGAACTTTCAAAGCACATTGAATCAATATAAGACAATGATGAATCCAACTGATTTGAATCAATTCTTAGCCAAATCTATGGTAATTGTCGTGACGGGGAACAACGACTACATCAACAACTACCTCCTACCTGGACTTTATGCCAGCAGTTCCAACTATACCGCTCCACAATTTGCCAATCTTCTTGTTAACAATTTAGCGCAACAAATGCTG GCACTTCACAGCTTAGGATTGAGGAAGATCTTTATAGCAGGAGTTGGACCACTTGGTTGCATTCCTAATCAAAGAGCTAGTCGTTTAGCACCATCAGGAAGGTGTGTGGATTCCGTAAATCAAATTGTTGGACTTTACAATACAGGACTAAGATCAACAGTTGAGAAACTCAACAGAGATCATCCTGGTGCAATCTTTGCATATGGAAACACCTACGGTGTCTTGGGAGATATTCTCAATAACCCTGCAGCATATT CATTTAATGTTGTTGACAGAGCTTGTTGTGGCTTCGGAAGGAATAGAGGGCAAATATCATGTCTGCCATTGCAATTGCCATGTTTATCAAGACAACAATATTTGTTTTGGGATGCTTTTCATCCAACAGAATCTGCAGTTTATGTGTTTGCATGGAGAGCTGTTAATGGCCCACAAAATGACGTTTATCCCATGAATATCAAACAAATGGCTATCGCATAG